A window of the Ipomoea triloba cultivar NCNSP0323 chromosome 14, ASM357664v1 genome harbors these coding sequences:
- the LOC116004770 gene encoding glutamyl-tRNA(Gln) amidotransferase subunit B, chloroplastic/mitochondrial-like isoform X2, which translates to MLVTLFRGVQSYPLRQYQFPYFSRKHATLYCTLKRTETNTTTQEKQQTKLKGLPKNQSKPLDNILKDYESIIGIETHVQLSTLTKAFCGCPYTYGAPPNTYICPICMGLPGALPVLNSKVIESAIKVGHALNCKLSLSSKFDRKQYFYPDLPKGYQISQFDIPIATGGYLDLDLPVEFGGGHRRFGITRVHMEEDAGKLLHTDGGSYSQVDLNRAGVPLLEIVSEPDMRTGIEAAEYAAELQRLVRYLGVSNGNMQEGSLRCDVNISVRPIGQLEFGTKVEIKNLNSFSSVSRAIDFEISRQVLLHCQGQSDQIVQETRLWEEGSQKTITMRKKEGLSDYRYFPEPDLPGVTITQDYIDSVCNSLPELPEMKRRRYEKMGLSMQDVLFLTNDSNIAEFFDATIARGADVKLATNWMMGDIAAYLKNEKLSINEIKLSPQELSELISAIKEETISGKIGKEYTWNTVNTDACFWMLLMENR; encoded by the exons ATGCTTGTGACACTATTTAGGGGGGTACAATCCTATCCTCTTAGGCAATACCAATTCCCAtatttttctagaaaacatGCCACTTTGTATTGTACTTTAAAAAGAACAGAAACCAATACTACAACACAAGAAAAGCAACAAACCAAGTTGAAAGGGTTGccaaaaaatcaatcaaaaccACTTGATAACATTTTGAAAGATTATGAATCAATCATTGGTATAGAAACCCATGTGCAGCTTTCAACTCTTACAAAGGCTTTTTGTGGCTGCCCGTATACTTACGGGGCTCCCCCAAATACATACATTTGTCCCATTTGCATGGGTTTGCCTGGGGCATTGCCAGTTTTAAACTCAAAGGTTATAGAATCTGCCATTAAAGTTGGTCATGCACTCAACTGTAAGCTTTCCTTGAGCTCAAAGTTTGATAGGAAGCAGTACTTTTATCCGGATCTTCCAAAGGGATACCAAATATCACAGTTTGATATACCTATTGCAACTGGGGGTTATCTTGATCTAGATCTGCCGGTTGAGTTTGGTGGGGGACATAGGAGATTTGGCATTACAAGGGTTCACATGGAAGAAGATGCCGGCAAGCTGCTTCATACTGATGGCGGGAGTTATTCTCAG GTTGACTTGAATAGAGCTGGGGTACCATTACTTGAAATTGTCTCTGAACCTGATATGAGAACTGGAATTGAAGCTGCTGAGTATGCTGCAGAATTGCAACGATTGGTAAGATATTTGGGAGTGAGTAATGGAAATATGCAAGAAGGGTCACTTCGTTGTGATGTTAATATCTCTGTTCGTCCAATTGGACAATTAGAATTTGGTACAAAG GTGGAAATTAAGAATTTGAACTCGTTCTCATCGGTAAGTAGGGCTATTGATTTTGAGATTTCAAGACAGGTGCTTCTTCATTGCCAAGGCCAGAGTGATCAAATTGTGCAAGAAACTCGTCTCTGGGAAGAAGGTTCTCAG AAGACAATTACCATGAGAAAAAAGGAAGGGCTTTCTGACTACCGTTATTTCCCAGAGCCTGATCTTCCAGGAGTTACTATCACTCAAGACTATATTGACAGTGTTTGCAATTCATTGCCTGAACTTCCAGAGATGAAACGGCGGAGGTACGAAAAAATGGGATTAAGCATGCAAGATGTTCTTTTTCTGACTAACGATTCTAAT ATTGCAGAGTTTTTTGATGCGACAATTGCTAGAGGTGCAGATGTAAAACTTGCTACTAATTGGATGATGGGTGACATAGCTGcatatttgaaaaatgaaaagttaTCCATCAATGAGATTAAACTTTCTCCCCAAGAACTCAGTGAGCTCATTTCTGCAATCAAAGAGGAGACTATCAGTGGAAAGATTGGGAAAGAG TATACTTGGAATACTGTGAATACTGATGCATGTTTCTGGATGCTGCTTATGGAAAATAGGTAG
- the LOC116004770 gene encoding glutamyl-tRNA(Gln) amidotransferase subunit B, chloroplastic/mitochondrial-like isoform X1: protein MLVTLFRGVQSYPLRQYQFPYFSRKHATLYCTLKRTETNTTTQEKQQTKLKGLPKNQSKPLDNILKDYESIIGIETHVQLSTLTKAFCGCPYTYGAPPNTYICPICMGLPGALPVLNSKVIESAIKVGHALNCKLSLSSKFDRKQYFYPDLPKGYQISQFDIPIATGGYLDLDLPVEFGGGHRRFGITRVHMEEDAGKLLHTDGGSYSQVDLNRAGVPLLEIVSEPDMRTGIEAAEYAAELQRLVRYLGVSNGNMQEGSLRCDVNISVRPIGQLEFGTKVEIKNLNSFSSVSRAIDFEISRQVLLHCQGQSDQIVQETRLWEEGSQKTITMRKKEGLSDYRYFPEPDLPGVTITQDYIDSVCNSLPELPEMKRRRYEKMGLSMQDVLFLTNDSNIAEFFDATIARGADVKLATNWMMGDIAAYLKNEKLSINEIKLSPQELSELISAIKEETISGKIGKEILFEIMAKGGTVKGMIKEKDLVQIVDPQEIEKMVDKVIAVNPKQLEQYRGGKTKLQGYFAGQVMKQSKGKANPKMLNKILLEKLNPES from the exons ATGCTTGTGACACTATTTAGGGGGGTACAATCCTATCCTCTTAGGCAATACCAATTCCCAtatttttctagaaaacatGCCACTTTGTATTGTACTTTAAAAAGAACAGAAACCAATACTACAACACAAGAAAAGCAACAAACCAAGTTGAAAGGGTTGccaaaaaatcaatcaaaaccACTTGATAACATTTTGAAAGATTATGAATCAATCATTGGTATAGAAACCCATGTGCAGCTTTCAACTCTTACAAAGGCTTTTTGTGGCTGCCCGTATACTTACGGGGCTCCCCCAAATACATACATTTGTCCCATTTGCATGGGTTTGCCTGGGGCATTGCCAGTTTTAAACTCAAAGGTTATAGAATCTGCCATTAAAGTTGGTCATGCACTCAACTGTAAGCTTTCCTTGAGCTCAAAGTTTGATAGGAAGCAGTACTTTTATCCGGATCTTCCAAAGGGATACCAAATATCACAGTTTGATATACCTATTGCAACTGGGGGTTATCTTGATCTAGATCTGCCGGTTGAGTTTGGTGGGGGACATAGGAGATTTGGCATTACAAGGGTTCACATGGAAGAAGATGCCGGCAAGCTGCTTCATACTGATGGCGGGAGTTATTCTCAG GTTGACTTGAATAGAGCTGGGGTACCATTACTTGAAATTGTCTCTGAACCTGATATGAGAACTGGAATTGAAGCTGCTGAGTATGCTGCAGAATTGCAACGATTGGTAAGATATTTGGGAGTGAGTAATGGAAATATGCAAGAAGGGTCACTTCGTTGTGATGTTAATATCTCTGTTCGTCCAATTGGACAATTAGAATTTGGTACAAAG GTGGAAATTAAGAATTTGAACTCGTTCTCATCGGTAAGTAGGGCTATTGATTTTGAGATTTCAAGACAGGTGCTTCTTCATTGCCAAGGCCAGAGTGATCAAATTGTGCAAGAAACTCGTCTCTGGGAAGAAGGTTCTCAG AAGACAATTACCATGAGAAAAAAGGAAGGGCTTTCTGACTACCGTTATTTCCCAGAGCCTGATCTTCCAGGAGTTACTATCACTCAAGACTATATTGACAGTGTTTGCAATTCATTGCCTGAACTTCCAGAGATGAAACGGCGGAGGTACGAAAAAATGGGATTAAGCATGCAAGATGTTCTTTTTCTGACTAACGATTCTAAT ATTGCAGAGTTTTTTGATGCGACAATTGCTAGAGGTGCAGATGTAAAACTTGCTACTAATTGGATGATGGGTGACATAGCTGcatatttgaaaaatgaaaagttaTCCATCAATGAGATTAAACTTTCTCCCCAAGAACTCAGTGAGCTCATTTCTGCAATCAAAGAGGAGACTATCAGTGGAAAGATTGGGAAAGAG ATATTGTTTGAGATAATGGCCAAGGGTGGAACTGTCAAGGGAATGATAAAAGAAAAGGATTTGGTCCAG ATTGTTGATCCTCAAGAGATCGAGAAAATGGTAGATAAAGTGATTGCTGTGAATCCAAAGCAACTAGAACAATACCGTGGGGGTAAAACAAAACTGCAAGGTTATTTTGCTGGTCAG GTGATGAAGCAATCCAAAGGCAAGGCAAATCCAAAGATGTTGAACAAAATCCTATTAGAAAAGCTAAATCCTGAAAG CTGA
- the LOC116004993 gene encoding E3 ubiquitin-protein ligase PUB24-like: MEGEIEVPKYFLCPISLQIMADPVTAVTGITYDRESIQQWLSRAEEATCPVTKQALPRDAELTPNHILRRLIQAWCIANTERGIDRIPTPKSPLLKSQVLKLIRETKKPPPTFMAALGKLDSLAKEDDDKNRKCMGEAGVVKAMVFLILRCFKDGRVEGVEEGFRVLCNVWLWSPTSVNKEVVEENHHDLIQAIFWVLESENIGNRAKTYAIMAMRKVSSSAEVTSSILLEKLTPENFRQLISLLRTKKISQQATKASLQVLIEASPWGRNKVKIIEANAISELLELELSNPEKRVTELTFQLLASLCSIADGRQELLKHAAAIAVISKRTLRVSAATDESAVQILAMIAKWSATREVVQEMLRVGAVSKLCMLLQAVCEVHLKKRAREILRLHSTAWSNSPCIQIYLLTMNAR; encoded by the coding sequence atggagggTGAGATTGAGGTGCCCAAGTATTTCTTGTGTCCGATATCGCTTCAGATCATGGCGGATCCGGTGACGGCGGTGACCGGAATAACGTACGACCGGGAGAGCATCCAGCAGTGGCTGTCCAGGGCGGAGGAAGCTACGTGTCCAGTGACGAAACAGGCGTTGCCGAGGGACGCGGAATTGACTCCCAACCACATTCTCCGCCGGCTCATTCAAGCCTGGTGCATTGCCAACACCGAGAGGGGGATCGACCGGATTCCGACCCCCAAGTCTCCGCTGCTCAAGTCTCAGGTGCTGAAGCTCATCCGCGAGACCAAGAAGCCGCCGCCCACGTTCATGGCGGCGCTGGGGAAACTGGATTCGCTGGCGAAGGAGGATGATGATAAGAACAGGAAGTGCATGGGAGAAGCCGGGGTGGTTAAAGCTATGGTTTTCTTGATTTTGAGGTGTTTTAAGGATGGGAGAGTTGAAGGGGTTGAAgaggggtttagggttttgtgTAATGTGTGGTTGTGGAGTCCCACGAGTGTAAACAAGGAGGTGGTGGAGGAAAACCACCATGATCTAATCCAAGCAATTTTCTGGGTTTTGGAGAGTGAAAACATTGGGAATCGGGCAAAAACCTATGCAATAATGGCCATGAGAAAGGTATCATCATCGGCAGAAGTCACGAGTTCGATTCTTCTTGAGAAATTAACCCCAGAAAACTTCCGACAACTCATAAGCCTCTTGAGAACCAAGAAGATCTCTCAACAAGCCACAAAAGCCTCCCTCCAAGTCCTCATCGAAGCTTCCCCGTGGGGGAGAAACAAGGTGAAGATAATCGAAGCCAACGCCATTTCAGAGCTCTTAGAGCTGGAACTAAGCAACCCAGAAAAGAGGGTAACGGAGCTAACATTCCAGCTGTTGGCCAGCCTATGCTCCATTGCAGACGGGAGACAAGAGCTGCTGAAACACGCGGCGGCGATCGCCGTGATCTCGAAGCGGACGCTGAGGGTGTCGGCGGCGACGGACGAGAGTGCGGTGCAGATTCTGGCGATGATCGCGAAATGGTCGGCGACGAGAGAGGTGGTGCAGGAAATGTTGAGGGTAGGGGCGGTGTCAAAGCTTTGCATGCTTCTTCAAGCGGTGTGCGAAGTGCATTTGAAGAAGAGAGCGAGGGAGATATTGAGGTTACACTCTACAGCTTGGAGCAACTCTCCTTGTATACAAATTTATCTCTTAACCATGAATGctaggtag